tctctctctttctcttttgggTTGGTGGGTGTGCTCTTGGCATTGATTTTTGGCTATTTTCTTTTGTTCTTATTGACTTCTCCTTTGGTACTTGCTTGATTTTGTGATGCAGGTGGACAGTGCAAACAAACATGGAACGCTTCTTGAAGTTGTACAAGTCCTTACTGATCTTAATCTTACCATAACCAAAGCTTACATATCCTCTGATGGTGGTTGGTTTATGGATGGTAAGATTTCTCCTTTTTCTCAAACTTTTAGCTTTTCCATTTTTAGTTCAAAGTTGATTTTgggtttttctttctttgccaGTTTTTAATGTTAGAGATCAAGATGGAAACAAGATTACTGATGAAGCAATTCTGGATTATATTCAGAAGGTGAGTGtaattgatatttttcttttattttccttccaTTTTCTACCCACTTGCTTACTACGCTACCACACACAGCTAGATCTGATTGCTTGGTTTTGTGGCAGTCCTTGGGGCCAGAATCATCCTTTATATCTTCTATGAGATCTGTTGGAGTTAAACCATCTATGGACTACACTGCAATTGAGCTAACAGGAAGTGACAGACCAGGGCTGCTATCTGAGCTGAGTGCTGTACTCACCCACCTTAAATGCAATGTGGTTAATGCAGAGGTCTGGACACACAACACTCGGGCTGCAGCGGTGATGCAAGTAACTGATGATGAAACTGGGTTTGCCATTACTGACCCAGAGAGGCTATCAAGGATTAAGGAACTTCTCTGTAATGTACTCAAGGGTAGTAACAAATCTAAGAGAGCTAAGACTGTGGTTTCTCTTGGGGCTACCCACACTGACAGAAGGCTTCATCAGATGATGTTTGCTGATAGGGACTATGAACGAGCTGTCGATGAGGTCGTGGATCAGAACAAAAGGCCTAATGTGAGTGTGGTTAATTTGCATGACAAGGATTACTCAGTGGTAACCATAAGAAGCAAAGATAGACCAAAACTTCTTTTTGATACTGTCTGCACTTTGACAGACATGGACTATGTAGTTTTTCATGCCAATATAGATGCTGAGGGGCCGGAGGCTTATCAGGTGTGCCATCATCTGTTTAGTTAAATGtgttaaataaatgattatgaGTGTGAATTAATTGCCTTAATTACTGTTGTATGGATGCTTTTGCAGGAATATTATATCAGACATATAGATGGATCCCCTGTGAAATCGGATGCTGAAAGACAGAGAGTGATACAATGTCTTGAAGCCGCTATTGAAAGAAGAGTATCTGAAGTGAGTGCTTTATCATATTCTTTTAACAAGTGATTCTGAGCTTACAGCATCACTTGGATAATATCTTGTGGTTTAGGATCTGAAATTATGCCAAACAGATCTGCTTAAACTCTTCTTCTGAGAGCTTCAGCTAACATTTGtccaatcattttttttt
The Manihot esculenta cultivar AM560-2 chromosome 1, M.esculenta_v8, whole genome shotgun sequence genome window above contains:
- the LOC110617352 gene encoding ACT domain-containing protein ACR4, whose amino-acid sequence is MELNTSFSHDIDDEYEKLFRRLNPPRVVIDNESCKNATVVRVDSANKHGTLLEVVQVLTDLNLTITKAYISSDGGWFMDVFNVRDQDGNKITDEAILDYIQKSLGPESSFISSMRSVGVKPSMDYTAIELTGSDRPGLLSELSAVLTHLKCNVVNAEVWTHNTRAAAVMQVTDDETGFAITDPERLSRIKELLCNVLKGSNKSKRAKTVVSLGATHTDRRLHQMMFADRDYERAVDEVVDQNKRPNVSVVNLHDKDYSVVTIRSKDRPKLLFDTVCTLTDMDYVVFHANIDAEGPEAYQEYYIRHIDGSPVKSDAERQRVIQCLEAAIERRVSEGLKLELCTTDRIGLLSDVTRIFRENSLTVTRAEVTTRDGKAVNTFYVSDASGSPVDAKTIDSIRQVIGQTILKVKGNPEELKQASQESPTRFLFGGLFKSRSFVNFGLVRSYS